TCGGCATTTTTCCGCATCGTTGGCTGATCCGGATGTGATGGTTGCAAATGTCGATAAAGCGCAAAGCATAGGTTCGCGCAATCCCGGGGCTTATGTGTCCATCGATGGCGGAACCAAATGGTTTAAAATTAACTATCATCACGGCCAGCCGGAAGGGATTCGTAAAATTGAAGCTGACCCTCACAACCGTGATGTACTCTGGATGAGTCTGCACGGAACCGGTTTTTTCCGTGCGGATATTTCCGGGCTAAGAACAGGGAATGAACCATCCTTTTTCTGGGATTGGATGGAGGATTATGGCGAAAGCGATATTGCGGGGGATAGGGATGGCGACCAGTTTAATAACTATTCGGAGTTTATTGCCGATACCGATCCGGGCGATGAAAATGACTATTTTAAATTTGAATTTGTTTCGAACCAAGGGACTGGAGGTCAGATCCTGTTTGATTCCACGTTAAACAGAACTTATTCTGTTGAGTATGCCGAAGATCTCACAGGGGTTTGGTCGGTTTTAACCAACGGAATTTCTGGAACCGGTGGATCGATCGAGTTGTATGATACGAGCGATAAAACAAATCGCTTTTACAAAATTAAAGTTGAACTGGAATGACCTCATGCCTACCCGCTGCGGAATTAAATTTTTGATAAAAAACGGAAAACAGAAATGATTCGTTATGTAGGCTGTATTTTATCTGTGATGCTGTTCTTCGTATGCTGTAATGCGGAAGGGATTCCGCCACAGAAACAAAGTGTTCTTCATATTATGTCGTATAATATCAAGCATGGAGAGGGCATGGACGGGGAAATTGATCTGAAGCGAATTGCGGAGGTTATTTCCAGAACGAACCCTGAAATAGTGGCCTTGCAGGAGGTCGATAAAAACTGCAAAAGAAGTGGCGGGGTGGATCAGGCCCGGAAGCTGGGTGAGCTTTTAGGAATGGAGTTTCGGTTCGGGAAATTTATGAATTATCAGGGAGGTGAATATGGAATGGCCATTTTATCCCGGATCCCGATCGGTGAAACGGTCACTCACCCTCTTCCCGGCGGTACTGAACCGCGTTGTGCCCTGGAGGTTCGTATTCGTCCTGAAGGATATGCAGATCCTGTTTCTTTTGTGTGTATCCATAATGACTGGAAGAACGAAACCAACCGGGTAAAACAGGTCAAGGCGTTGGTTTCATCGTTAGCAACGAATGACAACCCCATCATTCTTGCGGGCGATTTTAATGGCGAACGAACTGATGCTTCGATGATTTTTCTGGAACACGCTCAATGGACGATTCTTGACAAGAATGGAGAGAAAACGTGGCCGTCTGATCGGCCCGAGGTTGAAATCGATTTCTTCGCAGTGCGGGGATTTTCGGAAACACCGGTTGAGCATGGTGTGGTTCATGAAGCCATTGCCTCGGATCACAGGCCCATCTTTGCGGTTATCAGCCCGAGGAACAAGGGTTCCCGTTAGGGGGTGGACTTATGCTCTATTACTCATCAGAGAGGGTGTTCATCTCATGAACCTCGAAAGATCAGGTACGCGTCTTCTCGGTTCAGCTAAGGATGCTACGCGGCGCAAAGAGCGCATCTTTGCGGGCTTTCGGGAATAACACCACGGGGCGGATCGGCAGCGGTTGACTTTGACGACGGCGAAGTATTGAAACGAATCATGAAACATCGCGATGGATCGGTGCTCATCTTTAGTACGGGCAACGGCATTACGGATGAAAACGTTGCCGGCAGGCTGATCGGTCAAACGAAAGACGGGTGCCGGTTGTCGGGTTCTCGGAGTTTAGCGCTGAACAGTGTTTTTATCGGGGCAGGTTCATGCGTGTTATCCTCTGCGAAAACTTCGGGGCGTGGTGCCGTTCTGTTTCTTGAACAGACGGGAAAAATAGTTGGCGTCGCGATACCCTGAGGCCCAGGCGACTTCGGCAATGGAAAGAGACGTTTCGCGTAGCAACCTTTTCGCCTGTTCCATGCGTAGTTCCGTGAGATATTCAATGGCGGTCTTGCCGACTTCGCGCGAGAACCGGGCGGAGAGGCTGTCGGCATTGCAGTTTAGCTGTCGTGCTATATGCATAATTGACAGGTCTGTAGAACCCAGTTCGGCAAACAGCAGGTCCATGCAACGGGCGACCATGGGAGAAACTCCGGGTTTCGGTTTAGAAACAACCCGTTCATACTCTTCGAGTATCAGTCCAAGATATGCCCGATAAAGATGCGGAGCAACAAGCGATCCATGGTTAAAAGAATCTGCCGTTTCAGCCAGCAGATCGCTCAGATATTTGGCTTTATTGCTGGCACAGCTTTTGATCGGTATGGCGCCGGGCCGGTCGTACCAGCAATGACAACCTAACACGATAAAGCGGTCTGTATCATGCGCAATGACGATGTTCGCAAACGAATCACTCTCACCACGCTCCTCATGAGGGATGCCGGCAGGCATAATGCAGATTTCTCCTGCATTCAGTATGAAAATTTCGTCGCCGCATCGAAAATGGTTTTTTCCAGCGAGTTGAATGAAAATTTCCGGGTAAGCATGGAAAAAGCTCCGCGTGGTTGGCGTATAAGGTCTTTCCTTGCCGGGAATATGGACCTTTGGGATTTTTTCAGCGGCAAAGAGATCGGCCAGAACGTCTCTGGCCTCGTTCTCCATCATAGTCGGATTGTTAAATGTCAGCGTTGCAATCACGATGTAAGAATAGTGCTAAAATATAATAAGACTCCAGTTTTTTGTTCTGGGGATTTCAGACGCCTTCAGTAACTGTGTTTAACAGAGGTCCGTTAAGGTCGCGAAGAAAGTGATAGACACTTCTTTCAGAACACGTTGCGGTCCA
The Pontiella agarivorans DNA segment above includes these coding regions:
- a CDS encoding endonuclease/exonuclease/phosphatase family protein, which codes for MIRYVGCILSVMLFFVCCNAEGIPPQKQSVLHIMSYNIKHGEGMDGEIDLKRIAEVISRTNPEIVALQEVDKNCKRSGGVDQARKLGELLGMEFRFGKFMNYQGGEYGMAILSRIPIGETVTHPLPGGTEPRCALEVRIRPEGYADPVSFVCIHNDWKNETNRVKQVKALVSSLATNDNPIILAGDFNGERTDASMIFLEHAQWTILDKNGEKTWPSDRPEVEIDFFAVRGFSETPVEHGVVHEAIASDHRPIFAVISPRNKGSR
- a CDS encoding helix-turn-helix transcriptional regulator — translated: MPAGIPHEERGESDSFANIVIAHDTDRFIVLGCHCWYDRPGAIPIKSCASNKAKYLSDLLAETADSFNHGSLVAPHLYRAYLGLILEEYERVVSKPKPGVSPMVARCMDLLFAELGSTDLSIMHIARQLNCNADSLSARFSREVGKTAIEYLTELRMEQAKRLLRETSLSIAEVAWASGYRDANYFSRLFKKQNGTTPRSFRRG